In one window of Stigmatopora argus isolate UIUO_Sarg chromosome 19, RoL_Sarg_1.0, whole genome shotgun sequence DNA:
- the LOC144064307 gene encoding cholesterol 24-hydroxylase-like, whose translation MSLIHSLFVLTAHIIVLLLFLLFVALIGYCAYIKYIHLKNDHIPGPPRENFLFGHSPAFWRAMKNDELTHDLFLKWAEIYGPVYRINVLHYILVIITCPETVKEILMSSKYPKDMFLHTRLFSMFGQRFLGNGLVTARDHDLWYKQRRIMDPAFSSLYLRSLTGTFNEQAESLMGKLSDLADKKSEAHMLELVNKVTLGVIVKVAFGIDLELLENEASPFPEAIDTCLRGMVYNLRDVFFRFNPKNWAFVEEVRAACKLLRSTGSEWITKRREAIHNGGDVPKDILTQIIKAAGKEESMSKEDEEFMLDNFVTFFIAGQETTANQLAFCIMELARNPDILEKVQKEVDDVVGMKREISYDDLGKLVYLSQILKETLRIYPTAPGTSRDLLHDLVVDGVHIPAGATCIFSSYVSSRMEKFFKNPLEFNPDHFDPDAPKPYYTYFPFSLGPRSCLGQNFAQMEAKVVMAKLLQRFNFALTPGQSFGIRDVGTLRPKGGVVCTLTHRKPLGP comes from the exons ATGTCGCTCATACATTCTCTTTTCGTCCTTACTGCACATATTATCGTCTTactcttgtttttgttgtttgtagccTTGATTGGCTACTGCGCCTACATCAAGTACATCCACCTGAAGAATGATCACATACCTGGACCGCCGAGGGAAAA TTTTCTCTTTGGACACTCTCCAGCTTTTTGGAGAGCCATGAAAAACGACGAATTGACCCACGACCTGTTTCTAAAATG GGCCGAGATTTATGGACCTGTCTACAGAATCAATGTTCTTCATTACATCCTTGTCATCATTACCTGTCCAGAAACAGTCAAG GAAATCCTGATGTCCTCAAAGTATCCCAAAGATATGTTTCTGCACACACGCCTCTTCAGTATGTTTGGTCAAAG GTTCTTGGGTAATGGCTTGGTTACGGCCAGAGATCACGATCTGTGGTATAAACAACGTCGGATCATGGACCCTGCCTTTAGTAGCCT GTACTTGAGGAGTCTGACGGGAACGTTTAACGAGCAAGCCGAGAGCCTGATGGGGAAATTGTCGGACTTGGCCGACAAAAAGTCGGAGGCTCACATGCTGGAGTTGGTCAACAAGGTCACGCTGGGGGTCATCGTCAAG GTGGCCTTCGGGATCGATCTGGAGTTGCTGGAGAACGAGGCGTCGCCTTTCCCCGAGGCCATCGATACGTGCCTGAGAGGGATGGTTTACAATTTACGGGACGTTTTCTTTCGG TTTAATCCTAAAAACTGGGCTTTTGTGGAGGAAGTGCGCGCCGCCTGCAAACTATTGCGCTCCACCGGTTCCGAGTGGATCACCAAGAGACGGGAGGCCATCCACAACGGGGGTGACGTGCCCAAAGACATCCTGACGCAGATCATCAAAGCGGCAGGAAAAG AGGAAAGTATGAGCAAAGAAGACGAGGAATTCATGCTGGATAATTTTGTCACCTTCTTCATCGCTG GTCAAGAAACTACCGCCAACCAGTTGGCGTTTTGCATCATGGAGTTAGCCAGGAATCCCGATATTTTGGAAAA AGTTCAGAAGGAAGTGGACGACGTGGTCGGGATGAAACGGGAAATCAGCTACGACGATCTGGGAAAGCTCGTTTACCTCTCGCAG ATTCTCAAAGAAACATTACGAATCTACCCGACGGCTCCGGGGACGTCGCGCGATCTGCTCCACGACCTGGTCGTGGACGGCGTCCACATTCCAGCTGGCGCCACTTGTATT TTTAGCTCCTACGTGTCCAGCAGAATGGAAAAGTTCTTCAAGAACCCGCTGGAATTCAACCCGGATCACTTTGACCCCGATGCACccaa GCCATATTACACCTACTTCCCCTTTTCTCTCGGTCCACGTTCCTGCCTGGGACAGAACTTTGCTcag ATGGAAGCCAAAGTGGTGATGGCCAAGCTCCTCCAGAGGTTCAACTTTGCCCTGACGCCCGGCCAGAGCTTCGGAATCCGCGACGTGGGCACCTTGCGACCCAAAGGGGGCGTGGTTTGCACGCTGACGCACAGGAAGCCTTTGGGCCCGTGA
- the ccdc25 gene encoding coiled-coil domain-containing protein 25, producing the protein MVFYFTSAVVEPPYTIYMGKDKYENEDLIKYGWPEDIWFHVDKLSSAHVYLRLPKGVTINDIPPEVLIDCAQLVKNNSIQGCKMSNINVVYTPWANLKKTGDMDVGQIGFHRHKEVKTVAVEKKVNEIVNRLEKTKDERHPDLAAEKESRDCEERNEKKAQLQEHKKREKEEQKKKKEMDELKCYTSLMKDENMKTNEGGYESDDFM; encoded by the exons ATGGTGTTTTACTTCACAAGTGCCG TGGTGGAGCCTCCTTACACCATTTATATGGGAAAagacaaatatgaaa ATGAAGATCTCATCAAATATGGGTGGCCTGAAGATATCTG GTTTCATGTGGACAAACTGTCTTCGGCTCACGTTTATCTCCGCTTACCAAAG GGTGTGACGATCAACGATATTCCACCAGAAGTGTTGATAGACTGTGCCCAGCTAgtgaaaaacaacagtatacaAG GTTGTAAAATGAGCAACATCAATGTGGTTTACACGCCTTGGGCCAACCTGAAAAAGACCGGAGACATGGACGTGGGTCAGATCGGCTTCCATCGACATAAGGAG GTGAAGACGGTAGCCGTGGAGAAGAAAGTCAACGAGATTGTGAATCGACtggagaagaccaaagatgagcGCCACCCCGATCTGGCGGCCGAGAAGGAGTCCAGGGACTGCGAGGAACGCAACGAGAAGAAAGCTCAGCTTCAGGAGCATAAGAAGCGCGAAAAGGAAgaacagaagaagaagaaggagatgGACGAACTCAA GTGCTACACTTCACTCATGAAAGACGAAAACATGAAGACCAACGAG GGCGGCTACGAGTCCGACGACTTCATGTGA